A segment of the Populus alba chromosome 9, ASM523922v2, whole genome shotgun sequence genome:
TGCAATTTCCAGTTTATGTTTATCTATTGTGCTAATCAGTTTCCTTTTAGACAGTTTTAAACCCAATCTTCGTCTAATGCATTCATTCGTATTGAGTTGTTTGTGGTCACTATTAGAAAACCCAGAAACCTTACTCTTAAAAGGTTCCTTAATAGAACTAGTAAAAGCTATACTAAGTTCCTTTTCTCCTACTTCTGTACATCCAGGCATTCTTTTCTGCAAATGCAGCAGCTCAGGCTTCTAGAAAATCCTCACCAAGGGTCACCAACGAGGCTGTTCAACAGGCTGTAAGTGGTTTCTAGTTCATCCTTAATGCTGCTGTATGGCTTATGTTGGATAGCTTGCTCTTACGTTGCAGTGTTGATCCTTCTTGGCTTCTTGCTTAGGCTGCTGCTTTGAAGGGTTCAGACCACCGCCGTGCAACCAACGTTAGTGATAGGCTGGATGCTCAGCAGAAGAAGTTGAACCTTCCAATTCTTCCAACCACCACCATTGGATCATTTCCTCAGACCTTGGAACTCAGAAGAGTGCGCCGTGAATACAAGGCTAAGAAGTGAGAACTACTGTTGTGAAATTGCTCctatgatttaatttattagtgCTTGTGTTTCAGCTTAGCTGgtgttgatttcttttttccttttgataaaaattagggTCTCAGAGGAAGACTATGTTGAGGCCATCAAGAAGGAAATTAACAAAGTCGTCAAACTCCAGGAAGAGCTTGATATTGATGTTTTGGTGCATGGTGAACCAGAAGtgagcccccccccccccaaaataAAATAGCTTAGTTTTGAGTTGTGATGCATTTTCTTCCCTTTGAAATTTTACTGATTGGTAATATTTCCTCGCAATGCAGAGGAATGACATGGTTGAGTACTTTGGTGAGCAATTGTCTGGTTTTGCCTTCACTGCTAATGGCTGGGTCCAATCTTATGGTTCTCGCTGCGTCAAGCCTCCTATCATCTATGGTGATGTGAGCCGCCCCAAGGCCATGACTGTGTTCTGGTCTTCATTGGCTCAAAGTATGAGTAAGCGACCCATGAAGGGAATGCTTACTGGTCCTGTTACCATTTTGAACTGGTCCTTCGTCAGAAATGACCAGCCCAGGTAGggataaaaatataactaacATAACCATGCTTGGTTTGCAGgctgttaatttaatatattgacaATACTTTTCTATGTTTGTACTAGATTTGAGACCTGTTATCAAATTGCTTTGGCCATCAAGGATGAGGTTGAGGATCTTGAGAAAGCTGGAATTACGGTCATCCAGATTGATGAAGCTGCTTTGAGAGAGGGCTTGCCCCTAAGGAAGTCCGAGCATGCTTTTTATTTGAACTGGGCTGTTCACTCTTTCAGGATCACTAATTGTGGTGTTGAAGACTCTACCCAGGTTCtttcctcctcctctctctctctctctctctctctctctgtgcgaggtttttttttgaaagatacaTATTGGATGTTGGGCTAAATGGTGGGAGGTGAATCCATTCCCCACCCATTCTATGatctttaactttaaaattcaaGTCGGAAGTACATTTATAaaggacagtgacagttcaccTTAAAAAAATGTAGTGCCAACATCACCCACCCACCCCTAAAATCCCAAGATCATGCTTACTTAAATGTTCGGTGGGCAATATACCACTGAAACTTGCAAATTCAGGAAAATTTTCCTACGGAGATTTTGGTGCATATAGCATCCTGGATTTTGGGGAGAGGGGTGGGTGGAAGGTGTGCTTTTGTATGGCTTTACTGGCATCTCTTTGCTGGATTAATAATGCTAGCACTTGTTGATGATACTACAACAATGTCTTGGACAGATCCACACCCACATGTGCTACTCTAACTTCAATGACATCATTCACTCAATCATTGACATGGATGCTGATGTGATCACCATCGAGAACTCCAGATCAGACGAGAAGCTTCTCTCAGTCTTCCGCGAGGGTGTGAAATATGGAGCAGGCATTGGCCCTGGTGTTTATGATATCCACTCTCCTAGGATCCCCTCAGAAGAAGAAATTGCCGACCGTGTTGAGAAGATGCTTGCTGTCCTTGAAAGCAACATTCTCTGGGTCAACCCTGATTGTGGTCTAAAGACCCGCAAGTATGCTGAAGTCAAACCTGCCCTCAGCAACATGGTTGCAGCTGCCAAGCGTCTCCGCACCAAGTTTGCAAGTTCCCAGTGAGTTCAGGAAGTGTCCACGAATTCAGACTGAAAGTACGGTGAGTTCAGGAAGTGTCGACGAATTTCAGACAGAAAGGAATTTATGTACTAAAGCTTGAATAAAAAGCTGTGTTTTTCTGAGAAGAgtattttccttgttttttttttttttccttttaatttaggAATTAGTTACTGTGTACCTGGATATGCACTATAAGGTTTCTGTCCTTCAATTATCTAAAGCAATGAATCCGTTTATTTTCCTGATTAATGCTTCTCGAAAGAGCCCTTCATTTTCCTAGAGACCATGGTTATAAAATTCAACAGGAATGTTCCATTTAAAAAAAGCTCGACTTTGTTTTGGTAAAAATAATTGGGTTGGCCAACTGACTTGTGAGGTGGCTAACCTGTGTCTTGAGCTTTGAGTTGAGTTAGATTTTTCGTCGGCTCTCAGAACTTAatataagtttatttatttatttataatctcttcaatgataaaaaaccCATCTTCGTTCTCTACTAAAAGAGCCGTCAGAGTAACGGCTAGATATACTGGAAGATGAAGATCATCGTTCTCTACTCTTGTTTTTGGTGCTGTTGGGTTATTGATTTTTCATATATGTATTCTTTAGGttaatttcattttgatccCTGCTGATTGTCTCACACTTTCTAGAACCCTAAATCGTTTCTCATGCCCATTTTCCTCTCTCGAAAAGGTACATGTAATCTCTCTTATAGGTGAACTTGattataattattcaaaataagcaTAAAAGGTCTTCTGCATGAAGGCAGAGACAAAACACATGCAATTCACACCCCCCTGGCCCTTGCTTGCTTGCTTCTGCATTTTCCATTTTTATACTGCTTTGTGATCAAATGTAAAAATTCTAAACCTAGCCAAGGATCTCGTTCATGGGTTAGGTGCATGAAAAAAGTCAACTTGGACTAGATTAACCCATGacttagttaatttaattaaaacccgctttgatttttttaaaaataatatcgtctgattttttaatttttatataaatattttttagtcgGTATTCTCCACCCAAATGTAACTTAATCCTTCATGGTTGAAAACCTATAACTTAATCCACTGGTTTATCCCAAACGTACCATCTtgcaatttaaattcttaaagAGAAATCAACATGGTGAGAATTTAGAGAAAAGCAATTGATGTCTTGAAAAGACAACGGTCAACATGGATCAAAGAAtcgacatatatatatttttaaacataaaggACTAAGTTATAGCTGCATTTAAATCCagggactaaaaaataattcactcaAAATATAACAGAACCATGAAAAAAGAGCAGGTGCATGCAGGAAGCATCATTAACAACATTATAAGCGTTTGATTTCATGATACAAAAACCACAACATTAACATGAAATCGTTAACAAATACTGGCAACaactcctcttcttcctctagataattgagttttgaatcAGAGATTAGAGAGAAATGTACAAGACTAAGCTACAGGAGGTGTGCCATAAGAGGCAATGGGGCTTGCCAAAATACTCAGCTATGAAAGATGGACCTGATCACACCCCTTGTTTCAAGGCTTCTGTTTATGTTAATGGCATCTCCTTTCATTCTTCTGCTTCTTGCAAATCTTCTAAGGAAGCCCATAATGATGCTGCCAAGATGGCCTTCCTTCACTTCACTTCTCCCCCTCCTCCAAGTAATGAACTTAACACTCATTCACTCACACATAATTGTAGAATTTAATATTGTTCTCTGAACTGATGAATTCTTGGAAATCAATCAATCTCACGACATTCTCTTCTCTGCTCGAAAGGAAGTTTTTGGATTTGCATTTCAGACTTTCGATACCCTTTGTACTTGTTGTTTCTGTCCTTGTTCTGTTTGTTTCGAGAGAAAAAATTCATTACGTGAGATTTATGGGTTTCTTACAGAATAGTTTCATGAAAAAACTTTTGAGAAGGAACACGGAAGGAAGGAAATCAAATTCAGTGTCTAATTTTTCCTCTCTACACGGTTCCTTAGAGCTGTAAGCTTGCAGCAAATTTTTTCTATGGTTAATTTCCTGGATTATACAGTATCTTGTTAGTTGACGAAGGTTTACTTTTGTGGAAACTACATAACCGTGGATTATCTTCATTCATAAATGTGATATTTGCTTCAAAATTTCTTTAGTCTTTACTTATTGGCAATAGTAATGGATGATTGATTCATAGTTCAAGAAATATACAGTGCAAAAATATTCAATTGTTCCACTAATTTGGGTGATTTTAACCATGATATTAAACTTACTAATTACTATGCATATTGCAGCAAAATTTAGTCTGTCATTATCTCTGACTCCTTTACTATCAGGTTCCTTCATGATTCCTGGAACCTTGGCCGACAGACCGGAAACTAATGAAACATCTCAGGAACTTGATAGTCATTCAAGTGTTTCTGATCCTAAAAATTGTAAGAAATTCAGAATGAActttattgaattgagtgaATTTGATAGATctctttatttgaattatatcaTGTTCTTGATCTTACTGAATGAGGCTCTAAATTGTTGATTGTATCAGAACTAGAACCAGCTTGAAAAATAGCCTATGCTTTTAGTGCAATTATCTTTCTCCTCTtgtaattttatcttaaaacaTCTATGAATTAGCTATGGACTCTAAGGCTGCTAAGATTTTGTCAGGGACCACTGAATAAATCTAGATACAAATGCATCAAAGTAGATTCTAATTTCCAGTGAAATTACGCTTGAAGCTATTCTCTCTAAGCACATGTTACTTCTTACAGATGCTTTAAAGGACGTTTTAATCTCAAGTGCTGAGCCAAATGCTGGGGGGCAAAATGTTAAGGAAACAAATCAAGGATCAGATGTTCAATCCCTTAGTTTGGGTGTCAAAGCTGGTGGGCAGTGAGATATTTAtgatttcatcttctttttccttGCCTAATCTATGGAGTTTATGAGTTATTCTGAAGCTTACATTTTGTTGTCAAAACTACCATAAAGTACCAACACAAAACCACCTTCTTAACATCCGACTCTTGCTTTCAGACACGCCTTTGAAGTACAAGAGCCACCTGCAAAACTATGCTCGATGGAAAAACTGTGATTTGCCAACGTACTCCAACACACGTGAGGGTCCCTCTCATGCTCCATGCTTCAAGGCTACTGTCACAGTTGACGGGCATACCATTGAGAGCCCAGAATTCTTCAATACCTTGAAGGCAGCTGAACATGCTGCTGCAAAGGCTGCCTTAATGTCGCTGTCAACAAATGGATTTCTTGAGGCTAGTTTATTTAACTGATCACACAATTATACCTGCTGTATCTTGTTTTTTGTGTAGTATGAGTGTAGATAATGTCAACTCACGAGTTACATTTGTTCATTCTTTGTGCTGTCCAGGATGACTCTGGCTTTTACAAGAATGCCTTGCAGGAGTTAGCTCAGAGAGAAGATCTATCCATGCCggtttataaaatcataaaatctggTGCACTTCACATGCCAACATTCTTTTCCTATGTGGAGATAGAAGGAGAGAAGTTTTATGGCAAAGAGGGAAAATCCAAGAAAGAGGCAGAGTTGAAATCTGCAAGAGCTGCTTGTACTGTTCTGATGGAGCGTAAGTCAATTCATTCTTTTTATGAGGCTGCCTATACCATTATTTTGGGCACCAAAAACTTTGGTCTTCTGGTTAATTTCACCAGCATTTATGAGCATATGGCTGGAAGATAAATTTCCATTCAAGAACCTGAGGTTCATTACAGCCACCTCTTCCCTAGAACAGGCATACTGGAAAATCCATGGAGGTCCATCTGAtcactagtttttttctttcttattaggTGCATTGAACAGGAATGCAGAGTCAGATCCCCCAAATTCTTCACCAGATGAAACTCTCAACTCTACTCCTGGCTTAGACATGACCACAGCTGTAAATCTGCAACAGAACCTCAAACAAAATGGTCAATTATCATCTCCAGTCATTGTTGATGAAGAACATTCTGCAGAAACTAAAGACAGCATATCACTCAAATCTGGTTTGTGTTaatgtgatttatatttttagtgtatCCTTACAAGTTCCTAGCCTGGAACTACACTGCCGGACTTATATATCTGGGATCATGCTTATCACAGATGCAGTTCAAGAGGTAAACTTCGCTGATCCTAAATCAGGCAATGC
Coding sequences within it:
- the LOC118045543 gene encoding double-stranded RNA-binding protein 1 codes for the protein MYKTKLQEVCHKRQWGLPKYSAMKDGPDHTPCFKASVYVNGISFHSSASCKSSKEAHNDAAKMAFLHFTSPPPPTKFSLSLSLTPLLSGSFMIPGTLADRPETNETSQELDSHSSVSDPKNYALKDVLISSAEPNAGGQNVKETNQGSDVQSLSLGVKADTPLKYKSHLQNYARWKNCDLPTYSNTREGPSHAPCFKATDDSGFYKNALQELAQREDLSMPVYKIIKSGALHMPTFFSYVEIEGEKFYGKEGKSKKEAELKSARAACTVLMERALNRNAESDPPNSSPDETLNSTPGLDMTTAVNLQQNLKQNGQLSSPVIVDEEHSAETKDSISLKSVPSLELHCRTYISGIMLITDAVQEVNFADPKSGNAEVGPEDSILSPSLEKPAIFEVIGNQESSSCSEYVPTSSPEGSSSSTWTHNSSSDPTISDSNVRKATRPRSYLLCNRVRVYPCYPDIALPNGITVMPISDNQWVAVSLEFPMEQGY